The Deltaproteobacteria bacterium genomic sequence AATTAATCAGAGTTTCCTTGAAATAAGGCAGCCGCAGGGCCCGGGGCCGTTTTCGGCCCGTGGCCGTCTCAGCGGGCAAGGGCCCTGGTCTTGCGCTCGGGCAGCTCGCAGCGGGCCCGCAGCTCCACAACCGATGCGCCCTTTCCGCCGTCCGAATCGTCGTCGGCGACCACCTCTGCAGGACCCCGCACCTTGAAGCGCGAGAGCGAATCGACGCTCCGCCTGGCGATCATGGTTAGCTCCCTGGCCATGACGTCCATCTCCTCCACGCCCTGGGCCGAGCGCCTGGCCACCTCGGAGACGCTCTCCATGTCGCTGAAAATGCTGCTCGCCGCCGTGCTCTGCTCCTCGGTGGCCGTGGCTATCTGCTGGATCATCATGGTGAGGCCATCTATGTGACGGGTAATGTCGGCGAGGGCCGAGTCGGCGTCGTGGTTGAGGGCCACGCCTTCCTCGACGCTTCGGGCCTCGCGGTCCATGCTCTCCACGGCGCTACGGCTGCGCTCCTGTATGGTCGTTATCATCTCGTCGATCTCTTTCGTCGCCTTGGTCGTCCTCTCGGCGAGTTTTCTCACCTCGTCGGCGACGACGGCGAAGCCGCGGCCCTGCTCGCCGGCCCGCGCGGCCTCGATGGCGGCGTTGAGGGCCAGGAGGTTCGTCTGGTCGGCTATGTCGTTTATGACCTGTATGATGTTGCCTATCTCCTGGCTCTCCTCGCCGAGCGCCGATATGACCTTGGTCGCCTCCTTGGTGTGATCGGCTATGTCTATCATCTTGTCGAGCACCTTCTTTACCGCATCGGCTCCGCTGCGGGTCGCCTCGTCGGCCCCGCGGGCGGCGTCGGCCATGTCCGAGGCGCTGCGCGCCACCTCGGCCACCGTGGCGTTCATCTCCTGGAGCGCCGTGGCCACCTGGGAGGAGCGCATCTCCTGCTCCCTTATGCCTTCGCTTATGGATGAAAAGGCGGCGTCGAGCCGGCCGGCGGCGTCGAGAAAGAGGGTGTTGCTCTCCTTGCCCCCGGCTATCATGGCCTCGAACCTGTCGAGCACCTTGTTGAACTCCAGTCCCAGGGTGCCGATCTCGTCGGCGTTTATCACCTCGATGCGCCTTGTCATGTCTCCGTCGCCGTCGGTTATGGCGCTCATGCGGTCATGGAGGAGGTGGAGCCGTCTTATGACGAGCCTGTGGATGTAGTATATGGCGGCCGCCACCACGAGGAAGGTGACTATGATCCCTATGGTGAGGAACTTGTTGAAGTTGGCCATCTTGGAGTCCGAGGCCTTCTGGAAGAGGTAAGTGAGCTTGTTCATGTCCTTGAAGAGGGCGATGTTGTTGTCCTCGATGTAGCGCACCGCCGCGGCCACCTCCGGGTCGCCGTGCCTGCCCTCGGCGGCCACGACCTTGTCGACGTTCTCCTTGAAGGCCTTCCAGACCACGAGCGAGGTCTTGAGCTTCTCCCTCACGGCCGGATCCTCGGCCCGCGGCACCATGACGGGCTTGCCGTTGCCGCCCATCGTGACCCCGCCGTTGACGAAGCTCATGAGCGTGTCGTCGAAGAGCTTGGCCTTCTTCTTTATCTCGTTGAGGTAGTAGTCGGCCATGGCGGCGTCGCCGTTCTCGACGTCGCTGTTCTTGTAGAGGCCGAGAACGGCCTTGCTTATGGCCTGGCTCAGGGCCCTCTGCCTGCCGGAGAGGTTTATGACCAGCGCGTCGTCGGCCTGGCTTCGGACCTTGTAGAGGCTGTAGGCGATGCCACCCGTGCATACGACGGCCACCACACTCAGCAAGACGGTCAGTTTGAACCTTATGCTGTCTACTCTCAACCGCATCTTCCATCCTCCTTTGCGCTGCCTGGAGAAACCCCCTGACCGGGAGCAGTTCCTTTGCGGGCCCCGTCCGCAGCCCGCGGCGGGCGCGGACCCCAAGCCGCCACCGAACCTCCGTGCCGCCGCGCCCCGCCATACAGGCTCCCGGGCACGATCCGGCGACAATACTCAAATGCAAAAACCCTGCCATCGGCATGGCATGGCCGGAAGGAAAAGGATGGAGAAGGCGGAGCGCTTATGAATCAAACAGTTACAGAAACAAGGAAAGAAACGGTGAAGTGCGGGGGCGGCAGGGTACCGGGGAAAAACCGGACACGGCTGTCGCATGACGACAGCCGTGTCCGGTTTCACCTTCATCGCTCGCTACAGATGTTACCGTAGGCGCAGCGGGCGCAATTGAAGATGTTGGGTGTCGCATCGAAGACTCCCGAGCCTATGCCGCGGGCCGCCTCCTCGATGGCCGTGCGGGCCTTGAGCTCGCTTCGCTCGTCGAAGCGGGCCGTACCGACGAGACCGGACTCGACGAAGTAGAGCTGCGCCCGGGCAGGCGGCGAGCCGAAGGTCCTGGCGAAGGCGTGGCAGTAGAGGCTGAGCTGGAGACTGCGCCTGGCCTTCTCGTCGGCCTTCTTCTGCTCCCTGACGTCCGAGGTCTTGAAGTCGATGATGGAGGGACCGTCGGCCCCCTCCGCCACCAGGTCCCAGCGGCCGGTGAAGATGCACGGTCCCTCCTCGATGGAAAAGCTCTTCTCCACCATCGAGGGTACTATGGGACGGCGGCGCTGGTCCTCGATGAAGCGCTCCAGGGCCTCGACGGCGGCGGCGAAGCGTTCCCGCTCGTGTTCTTTAGAGTGGAACCCCTCGCTGCGCCACGCCGAGCGCAGGACGGCCGCGAGTTCCTCCGCGCCGGGCTCCAGCCCCTCCATCTTCCTCCTGAAGTAGTGGGAGATGGCCTCGTGGACGGCCTTGCCGTACATGATGGCGTGGTTTGGCAGCAGCGGGACCCTCAGTATATGGACGAAGCGGTACTTGTGGGGGCAGGTCCGGTAGTCCTCGATCTGGTAGTAGCTGAGCCGCAGCGCTTCCCCGGCGGGGGCGCCGCCCGCGCCGCGCGCGGCCCCTCCTTCCCGCTCCCCCTTCCCGCCGGCGGCCCCGGCCGCTGCGGCGGCCGGGGCGTAGCCCTCCACGGCCTCTTCCGGCCGGGCGGTGCGCAGGCCGCCGGCCTCGCCGAGGGCCTCGACGACGAAGGGGCTCACCTTCCTGGGCCGCTTGCCGCCGTAGCTCGCGGCGCTCGTCATTATGAGTTCGCGCCGCGCCCTCGTCATGGCCACGTAAAAGAGCCTGCGCTCCTCGGCGAGATGGGCGTCAGCAGAGGGAACCTTCTCCTTTACGAGCTCCACGGGCACCTCCAGTAGCTCCCTGCGTCCGCGCCGTGGGAAGCGCTCCTCCACGAGCCCCACCATGAAGACCACGGGGAACTCGAGCCCCTTTGCCTTGTGGACCGTCATGACCTCCACGGCCTCTTCGCCTTCGGGCTCTGCGGAGGGCGGCTCCTCGCCCGCCTCGATGAGGAGCAGGAGATGCTCCACGAAGGCCGGCGGGCTCTTTACGGGCAGGGTCTGCTCGATGCGCGTCACCAGGTCGAAGAAGCGGGCGATGTTCCTCACCGACCTTACGGCCTCCTCGCTCTGCTCCTCCGTGAAGCGGGCGAGGATGCCCGAGTCGACGAGAAAGGCGTAGAGCACGCGCCCCACCGGCTCCTTCTGGAGTTCGTCTCCGTAGCGGGCAAGGTCGCTCACTATCCTCGCCGCAGCGGCGCGCCCCTCTTCACCGATGGCGACGGGCTCCTCTCCCGAAGCGACCCGGCGGAAGACGTCGAAGAGGGGGCGGTGGCCGGCCTTCGCCGCGCTGCAGCAGGCCGCGAGATCGAGCGAGTTCATGGCGTATGCCTCGGAAGCCGCCAGGTCGTAGAGGCGGTGAGAGTCCCTCTGGTCGGTCACGGCCCCGAGGAAACTCAAGAGAAGGCGTATCTCGGGACGGGCGAAGAGGGCGCCGCCCCCGGAGAAACGGTACGGCAGGCCGAGGCGGTCCATGGCCCGGAGGAAGGGCTCGGCGTCGGCGTTCGCCCGCACGAGCACGGCGAAGTCGCCGGGCCGCTCCCCGCCGCCCGTGCCGATCCTCCTCGCAATCTCGTCGGCCACGAAGCCGGCCTCCAGGGCCACGCTCTCGAAGTGGAGGTGGCGCACGGCCGTTGCGGCGCCGGCTCCCGCGGCGGAGACGAGGCGTTTGTCCACGGAGCGCTGCACCTCGAGGCGGTCGGGGTCGTTGTGCCTTATGAGGCGGTAGGCCGCGTCGAGCACGGGCTGGACCGAGCGGTAGTTGACCTTCAGCGTCACCACCTTCGCCTCCGGGTAGTGCTCGATGAAGGCCATCACGTTGGTGACCGCCGCGCCACGGAACTTGTATATCGACTGGTCGTCGTCGGCCACGACCATGATGTTGCGCGAGGGCTCGGCAAGGAGCTTCAGGAGCTCGAACTGGGCGTAGTTGGTGTCCTGGAATTCGTCGGCCATTATGTAGTCGAACCTTGCGCGGCAGCGTTCGAGCACCGCGGGCCTGGAGCGCAGGAGCCGCAGGGCCATGGTCACCTGGTCGCCGAAGTCGAGGTAGCCCTCCGAGCGCATGAGCTCTTCGTAGCGGGCGTACATGGCCGCAAGCTCGAGCTGCTCGGCCGCCCGGTCCGCGGCGGCGGCGTCGCCGCCAGCCCCGGCCTCGAGGCCGCGGGCGTACTCGAGGTACTCCTGCGGCGTCACGTCCTCGTCCTTGAGCCTGCTTATGAACCTCATGAGCTCGGAGAGGTACCTGGTCGGGTCCCCCAGGGGCCGGAAGCGCCGCAGCGGCAACTCGTAGAGGCGCTCCTTGAGGAAGATGACCCGCTCGGCCTCGGTCAGGACCTTGAAGTCCGGCGAGAGACCGATGGAGAGGCCCTCGTCGCGCAGCAACCTGTCGCCGAAGGCGTGGAAGGTGGAGATGTTGACCGTCGAACGGCCGTAGGGCAGGAGCCTGTCAACGCGCTCCTCCATCTCGGCCGCCGCCTTGTCCGTGAATGTCAGCGCCAGGATGCGCGACGGCTCCACACCTTTCTCCACGAGCGCCGCCACCCGGCCGGTCACGACCCTCGTCTTGCCCGTGCCCGCGCCGGCGACCACAAGGAGCGGCCCGCCCTCGTGCTCAACGGCCATGCGCTGCTCGTCGTTGTATGAAAGCCCGTCGATCATCTTTACCGCCTCCCGGCGCCGTCTCCCCCCTCCAAAACTTTTAACGCCCCGCGCCGGCTGCCTCGGAGGGGCGGTACCGGGGGTTCGGGCCGCAAAGGCGTAAAACAATCCCGCCTGGCGCGGGCCGAACCCCCGGTGCAGCCGAGGAGCCGAATAACATACATACGATGGGGCAGGGGGGAAACGCGGGCCTGTGGCCCTTCTTCAGAAAGTCTCCCCCAACCTATTGATCAGAATCTCCCTGGAAAAGAGCTCGCCCGCCGGCGGCGAAGATGAAGCCGCCCGAGCGGCTTATCTTCCTGATGAGGTTATTACCCGTGTCGGCGATGTAGACCGTGCCGTCGTCGGCGACGGTTATGCCGGTGGGGAACGTGAAGCTCGCCGCGGCGGCCTCGCCGTCGGCCGAGCCGGCCGTGCCGCTGCCTGCCAGCGTTATGACCAGTCCTTCGGGCGAGACGCGGCGGATGGAGTTGTTATTGGAGTCGCACACGTATATGTAGCCGTCCTTGTCCACCGCTATGCCGGTGGGCCAGGAGAAGAGGGCGCTGTTGCCCACGCCGTCGCGCCGGCCTGCGCGACGTCCGCCGGCCACCGTCAGCACCAGGCCTCCGGGCGTGATCTTGCGCAGGGCGTGGTTGCCCGAGTCGGCCACGTAGACCGTACCGTCGGCGCTC encodes the following:
- a CDS encoding HAMP domain-containing protein, which produces MRLRVDSIRFKLTVLLSVVAVVCTGGIAYSLYKVRSQADDALVINLSGRQRALSQAISKAVLGLYKNSDVENGDAAMADYYLNEIKKKAKLFDDTLMSFVNGGVTMGGNGKPVMVPRAEDPAVREKLKTSLVVWKAFKENVDKVVAAEGRHGDPEVAAAVRYIEDNNIALFKDMNKLTYLFQKASDSKMANFNKFLTIGIIVTFLVVAAAIYYIHRLVIRRLHLLHDRMSAITDGDGDMTRRIEVINADEIGTLGLEFNKVLDRFEAMIAGGKESNTLFLDAAGRLDAAFSSISEGIREQEMRSSQVATALQEMNATVAEVARSASDMADAARGADEATRSGADAVKKVLDKMIDIADHTKEATKVISALGEESQEIGNIIQVINDIADQTNLLALNAAIEAARAGEQGRGFAVVADEVRKLAERTTKATKEIDEMITTIQERSRSAVESMDREARSVEEGVALNHDADSALADITRHIDGLTMMIQQIATATEEQSTAASSIFSDMESVSEVARRSAQGVEEMDVMARELTMIARRSVDSLSRFKVRGPAEVVADDDSDGGKGASVVELRARCELPERKTRALAR
- a CDS encoding ATP-dependent helicase, with amino-acid sequence MIDGLSYNDEQRMAVEHEGGPLLVVAGAGTGKTRVVTGRVAALVEKGVEPSRILALTFTDKAAAEMEERVDRLLPYGRSTVNISTFHAFGDRLLRDEGLSIGLSPDFKVLTEAERVIFLKERLYELPLRRFRPLGDPTRYLSELMRFISRLKDEDVTPQEYLEYARGLEAGAGGDAAAADRAAEQLELAAMYARYEELMRSEGYLDFGDQVTMALRLLRSRPAVLERCRARFDYIMADEFQDTNYAQFELLKLLAEPSRNIMVVADDDQSIYKFRGAAVTNVMAFIEHYPEAKVVTLKVNYRSVQPVLDAAYRLIRHNDPDRLEVQRSVDKRLVSAAGAGAATAVRHLHFESVALEAGFVADEIARRIGTGGGERPGDFAVLVRANADAEPFLRAMDRLGLPYRFSGGGALFARPEIRLLLSFLGAVTDQRDSHRLYDLAASEAYAMNSLDLAACCSAAKAGHRPLFDVFRRVASGEEPVAIGEEGRAAAARIVSDLARYGDELQKEPVGRVLYAFLVDSGILARFTEEQSEEAVRSVRNIARFFDLVTRIEQTLPVKSPPAFVEHLLLLIEAGEEPPSAEPEGEEAVEVMTVHKAKGLEFPVVFMVGLVEERFPRRGRRELLEVPVELVKEKVPSADAHLAEERRLFYVAMTRARRELIMTSAASYGGKRPRKVSPFVVEALGEAGGLRTARPEEAVEGYAPAAAAAGAAGGKGEREGGAARGAGGAPAGEALRLSYYQIEDYRTCPHKYRFVHILRVPLLPNHAIMYGKAVHEAISHYFRRKMEGLEPGAEELAAVLRSAWRSEGFHSKEHERERFAAAVEALERFIEDQRRRPIVPSMVEKSFSIEEGPCIFTGRWDLVAEGADGPSIIDFKTSDVREQKKADEKARRSLQLSLYCHAFARTFGSPPARAQLYFVESGLVGTARFDERSELKARTAIEEAARGIGSGVFDATPNIFNCARCAYGNICSER